A portion of the Vanessa atalanta chromosome 14, ilVanAtal1.2, whole genome shotgun sequence genome contains these proteins:
- the LOC125068881 gene encoding zinc finger protein 664-like isoform X1 encodes MMNQTICRLCYTNPGVTSVYDYSSGVPISAKIMYCCKNIRISEDEDFPIHICKLCENELESSYCFILKCEETDKKLRLTDSKYFKNESKAKIEIKEEPESSLLQDDIEDPYDTSSDIKQEDADLQLETRKKRNGLKKSFKIRKKIKDPHPCTCSVCGRQCPNPSTLMIHMRSHTNERPYPCPSCDKKYKDSGSLKRHAERNHLKDKRERKFICEICGKGFFSKNDIKIHMRVHTGETPYACAVCPARFTQINALHRHQVRHTGERAYACSTCLKKFCTKEELKNHYVAHTSAKNYTCPTCNTLFKYKNNLRKHIRMHSEVNRFICNYCGRSFAMKGNLKLHIKRLHSSKSGYCNICLKDVPNIEMHTWKHTGERPLKCELCTSSFSERKALARHINFRHKYIDKYKCTINGCTVKFPSQQMLDFHVLKLHGNIVPFPCDKCSRGFYRKSDLARHKIGTHKERLTD; translated from the exons at GATGAATCAGACTATATGTCGTTTGTGTTATACAAATCCTGGAGTAACTTCTGTATATGACTACAGTTCTGGTGTTCCAATAAGTGCAAAGATTATGTactgttgtaaaaatataagaatctCCGAAGACGAAGACTTTccaatacatatatgtaagttGTGTGAGAATGAACTAGAATCTTCTTACtgttttattcttaaatgtGAAGAGACAGATAAGAAACTGAGATTAActgattctaaatattttaagaatgaaagCAAGGCGAAAATAGAAATAAAGGAAGAGCCAGAGTCTTCTCTCTTACAAGATGACATAGAAGATCCATATGATACATCTAGTGACATAAAACAAGAAGATGCTGACTTACAATTAGAAAcaagaaagaaaagaaatggCTTAAAGAAAAGctttaaaataagaaagaagATTAAAGATCCACATCCATGCACTTGTAGTGTTTGTGGCCGCCAGTGCCCTAATCCTTCAACACTTATGATACACATGAGGTCTCATACAAATGAAAGGCCATATCCTTGCCCATCTTGTGATAAGAAATACAAAGACAGCGGTAGTCTCAAAAGACATGCAGAgagaaatcatttaaaagataaaagagaaaggaaatttatttgtgaaatttGTGGAAAGGGTTTCTTTTCCAAAAATGACATCAAGATACATATGCGAGTTCACACAGGTGAGACTCCATATGCATGTGCGGTCTGTCCCGCAAGGTTCACACAAATAAATGCTCTCCATCGACACCAAGTTCGTCATACAGGGGAGAGGGCATATGCCTGCTCAACATGTCTTAAAAAATTTTGCACCAAAGAGGAATTAAAAAATCACTATGTTGCACACACAAGTGCCAAGAACTATACCTGCCCAACATGCAatactctttttaaatataaaaataacctcaGGAAGCACATTAGAATGCATTCAGAAGTAAACAGGTTCATATGCAATTACTGTGGAAGGAGCTTTGCAATGAAGGGCAATCTAAAGCTACACATCAAGAGACTTCATTCGTCAAAATCAGGATACTGCAATATATGTTTGAAAGATGTGCCAAATATTGAAATGCATACATGGAAACATACAGGGGAACGACCACTCAAATGTGAACTGTGCACAAGTAGCTTTTCTGAGCGTAAGGCTCTGGCCAGACATATAAATTTCAGGCATAAATACATAGACAAATACAAATGTACAATTAACGGGTGCACAGTCAAATTTCCATCACAACAAATGTTGGACTTCCATGTTTTGAAGCTCCATGGCAATATTGTACCTTTTCCTTGTGACAAATGTTCGAGAGGATTCTACAGAAAGAGTGATCTAGCTAGACATAAGATAGGAACCCATAAGGAAAGGCTTACAGATTGA
- the LOC125068879 gene encoding protein Smaug isoform X1: MNGTFYEQLGGVAGLFEQWGTCERTVVACALARRVPWPGLRLVQRAVEAALQSHVEDERLERDANDETLLASLLAARAEDDDEEDGERLRQLVRLVPLLRTDNERAKSVLVGAAPALVQRVLDAPRRHVAPDLCRQLLSYLLVHPALTLHDQRTLTQWLRYLENHISGNRNTESVWQQRIEPCLLPDTNIWANNNSFRRTIGKNVEFRGILDSVDQTSYTDILQESFSKNGRDVDLSLDGEMLNFDAAIAQPKSQRSNSLTPPSTNFMHMSSSAENLSDEPFVQKPRSFSLSSEHSLSQLRPISIMYGTTGSETRLDDLRSNNFTEHPGMSTVAQWLKSLRLHKYVWLFTNITYDQMMAIDEKYLEKLGVTKGARHKILLSIKKLNERGAILEGIQAELASNNGSVLRALERLRGVLLSPMPPGSELPSAVVAALDLVARASQSRVYATAARAEPGALDPVSLHCWLIEKALHHEAFSCGELQSALRRLRHRLPPRQFFHLVGDAPHRRLKHRWRTPQCPLRRWAPPPRGKSHSYPPFPPHGLPRPPPPPADDYSGLDALCLQMTEQAIN, translated from the exons ATGAACGGTACGTTTTACGAGCAGCTAGGGGGTGTGGCTGGATTATTCGAGCAATGGGGCACGTGTGAGCGGACGGTAGTTGCATGTGCGCTGGCTCGAAGGGTCCCTTGGCCTGGCCTAAGACTTGTACAAAGAGCTGTGGAGGCAGCTCTGCAGAGCCATGTCGAAGACGAGCGGCTAGAGAGAGATGCTAATGATGAGACTCTCCTGGCAAGTCTACTCGCCGCTAGGGCggaagatgatgatgaagaag ACGGCGAGCGGCTGCGGCAGCTGGTGCGGCTGGTGCCGCTGCTGCGCACGGACAACGAGCGCGCCAAGAGCGTGCTGGTGGGCGCGGCGCCCGCGCTCGTGCAGCGCGTGCTGGACGCGCCGCGCCGCCACGTGGCGCCCGACCTGTGCCGCCAGCTGCTGTCCTACCTGCTCGTGCACCCCGCGCTCACGCTGCACGACCAGAG aacGTTAACGCAATGGCTTCGCTATTTAGAAAATCATATATCGGGCAACAGAAACACAGAATCGGTGTGGCAGCAGAGGATAGAACCGTGTCTATTACCCGACACGAACATCTGGGCGAACAACAATAGCTTTAGACGGACTATCGGCAAGAACGTCGAGTTCAGAGGAATACTAGACTCAGTAGACCAAACGTCTTATACGGACATTTTACAAGAATCCTTCTCCAAGAACGGGAGAGACGTGGACCTCAGCCTAGACggtgaaatgttaaattttgaCGCGGCGATAGCTCAGCCCAAGTCGCAAAGATCGAACAGTTTAACCCCTCCTTCCACTAATTTCATGCACATGTCGTCATCTGCTGAGAACTTAAGTGATGAACCTTTCGTCCAGAAACCTAGAAGTTTTTCCCTCTCTAGTGAACATAGTTTAAGCCAATTGCGACCTATTAGTATAATGTACGGAACGACGGGGAGCGAAACCAGACTAGACGACCTCAGATCGAATAACTTCACGGAACATCCCGGCATGTCGACCGTAGCGCAGTGGCTGAAGAGTTTAAGGCTACATAAGTACGTGTGGCTCTTCACGAACATCACGTATGACCAAATGATGGCCATTGACGAGAAATATCTTGAAAAATTAG GTGTAACAAAAGGTGCTCGACACAAAATTCTTCTGTCCATTAAGAAATTGAATGAACGGGGAGCAATATTAGAAGGAATCCAAGCTGAGCTGGCTTCAAACAATGGATCGGTATTGAGGGCCCTGGAAAGATTAAGAGGAGTGCTGTTATCACCGATGCCTCCAGGGTCTGAACTTCCATCTGCTGTTGTTGCAGCTCTTGATCTTG TAGCGAGAGCATCGCAGTCACGTGTGTATGCGACAGCCGCGCGAGCCGAGCCCGGCGCGCTCGACCCCGTCTCGCTGCACTGCTGGCTCATCGAAAAG GCGCTGCACCACGAGGCGTTCTCGTGCGGCGAGCTGCAGAGCGCGCTGCGCCGCCTGCGCCACCGCCTGCCGCCGCGACAGTTCTTCCACCTCGTGGGCGACGCGCCGCACCGCCGCCTCAAGCACAG GTGGCGCACGCCGCAGTGCCCGCTGCGCCGCTgggcgccgccgccgcgcggcAAGTCGCACTCGTACCCGCCCTTCCCCCCGCACGGCCTGCCGCGCCccccgccgccgcccgccgacGACTACTCCGGCCTGGACGCGCTGTGCCTGCAGATGACGGAGCAGGCCATCAACTAG
- the LOC125068880 gene encoding zinc finger protein OZF-like: MDSLICRICLDKTGTVSVFDKENDNIQYSAKLMRLVNNIVSEEDGLPSMMCFACANDLSLAYQFVQKCEASDKALRCLSAPIELYSDLQTNIELNIKEEDVKREIDDCDDQDDSFSNSFLLENCSKEYFQQQKESSTQSNAVQIIDERNISIEIENETERQNSKSDNSSNGQDNNDKKCKIMKGKFHRNKVRRGKLGPIQCVICGLMTSSPSAMEIHMRTHTGEKPFVCTSCGAKFSSKGLLKRHNETFHSTRERKFTCETCGSSFFRKNDIISHLRVHTDERPYVCPYCSKRFRQVASRNRHQIVHTGEKPFSCPICNKKFAHKSLVKKHQSVHSDERKYACHLCNKSFKSRPALNVHIGLHTNEKQNVCSFCGMAFAMKGNLQTHIRRIHSEKSGQCSICLKTFSDLEVHMRKHTGEKPYICGTCNAAFAVKRSLAHHMIFKHENAGKFKCSIGDCTKTFPTATMLEFHLLKQHTNHTPYICQHCPRRFFRTSDLSRHLRASHMDINFKPSMKTQISKPVMYS, from the coding sequence ATGGACTCCTTAATTTGTAGGATTTGTCTCGACAAAACCGGCACCGTATCTGTTTTCGACAAGGAAAATGACAATATACAATACAGCGCCAAATTAATGCGTTTAGTGAACAATATCGTCTCCGAAGAAGATGGCTTACCGAGTATGATGTGCTTTGCTTGTGCCAACGATCTTTCATTGGCGTACCAATTTGTCCAAAAATGTGAAGCTTCCGATAAGGCTTTGCGATGTTTGAGCGCGCCGATCGAACTATATTCtgatttacaaacaaatattgaaCTAAATATCAAGGAAGAAGATGTTAAACGTGAAATTGACGATTGTGACGACCAAGACGATAGTTTCTCTAATAGTTTCTTATTGGAAAATTGTTCAAAAGAGTATTTTCAACAACAAAAAGAGTCTAGTACGCAAAGTAACGCAGTTCAAATTATCGACGAAAGAAACATTTCAAtagaaattgaaaatgaaactgAAAGGCAAAATAGTAAATCAGATAACTCTTCAAATGGACaagataataatgataaaaaatgtaaaataatgaagGGTAAATTTCATCGAAACAAAGTCAGGCGAGGAAAGTTAGGTCCCATACAGTGCGTTATCTGTGGACTCATGACCTCTAGTCCTTCTGCAATGGAGATCCATATGCGTACTCACACTGGAGAAAAACCATTTGTATGCACATCATGTGGAGCAAAGTTTAGTTCTAAAGGCTTGTTAAAAAGACATAATGAAACATTTCATTCTACAAGAGAACGTAAATTCACTTGTGAAACTTGTGGCAGTagcttttttagaaaaaatgatataatttcacatttaaGAGTCCACACTGATGAACGGCCTTACGTTTGTCCCTATTGCTCAAAAAGATTTCGACAAGTAGCATCCAGAAACCGTCATCAAATAGTTCACACAGGAGAAAAACCTTTCTCCTGTcccatttgtaataaaaaatttgcCCATAAAAGTCTAGTTAAGAAGCACCAGAGTGTGCACAGCGATGAAAGGAAATATGCCTGTCATTTATgcaataaaagttttaagtcAAGACCAGcattaaatgtacatattgGCTTACAcacaaatgaaaaacaaaatgtcTGTAGTTTCTGTGGCATGGCATTTGCTATGAAAGGTAATTTGCAAACACACATCCGTCGAATTCATTCTGAGAAATCAGGGCAATGTTCAATTTGTCTCAAGACATTTTCAGATTTAGAGGTACACATGCGTAAACATACAGGTGAAAAACCATATATTTGTGGGACATGTAATGCAGCATTTGCAGTCAAACGAAGTCTGGCTCACCATATGATATTTAAACATGAAAATGCAGGCAAATTTAAATGTTCCATAGGAGACTGTACTAAAACATTCCCAACGGCAACTATGCTAGAGTTTCACCTCTTAAAACAACATACAAACCACACACCTTACATATGCCAGCACTGCCCGAGAAGATTTTTCCGCACCAGTGATCTGTCGCGACATTTGAGAGCTAGCCATATGGACATAAATTTCAAACCATCTATGAAAACCCAAATTTCAAAACCTGTAATGTATAGTTAA
- the LOC125068881 gene encoding zinc finger protein 664-like isoform X2 codes for MNQTICRLCYTNPGVTSVYDYSSGVPISAKIMYCCKNIRISEDEDFPIHICKLCENELESSYCFILKCEETDKKLRLTDSKYFKNESKAKIEIKEEPESSLLQDDIEDPYDTSSDIKQEDADLQLETRKKRNGLKKSFKIRKKIKDPHPCTCSVCGRQCPNPSTLMIHMRSHTNERPYPCPSCDKKYKDSGSLKRHAERNHLKDKRERKFICEICGKGFFSKNDIKIHMRVHTGETPYACAVCPARFTQINALHRHQVRHTGERAYACSTCLKKFCTKEELKNHYVAHTSAKNYTCPTCNTLFKYKNNLRKHIRMHSEVNRFICNYCGRSFAMKGNLKLHIKRLHSSKSGYCNICLKDVPNIEMHTWKHTGERPLKCELCTSSFSERKALARHINFRHKYIDKYKCTINGCTVKFPSQQMLDFHVLKLHGNIVPFPCDKCSRGFYRKSDLARHKIGTHKERLTD; via the coding sequence ATGAATCAGACTATATGTCGTTTGTGTTATACAAATCCTGGAGTAACTTCTGTATATGACTACAGTTCTGGTGTTCCAATAAGTGCAAAGATTATGTactgttgtaaaaatataagaatctCCGAAGACGAAGACTTTccaatacatatatgtaagttGTGTGAGAATGAACTAGAATCTTCTTACtgttttattcttaaatgtGAAGAGACAGATAAGAAACTGAGATTAActgattctaaatattttaagaatgaaagCAAGGCGAAAATAGAAATAAAGGAAGAGCCAGAGTCTTCTCTCTTACAAGATGACATAGAAGATCCATATGATACATCTAGTGACATAAAACAAGAAGATGCTGACTTACAATTAGAAAcaagaaagaaaagaaatggCTTAAAGAAAAGctttaaaataagaaagaagATTAAAGATCCACATCCATGCACTTGTAGTGTTTGTGGCCGCCAGTGCCCTAATCCTTCAACACTTATGATACACATGAGGTCTCATACAAATGAAAGGCCATATCCTTGCCCATCTTGTGATAAGAAATACAAAGACAGCGGTAGTCTCAAAAGACATGCAGAgagaaatcatttaaaagataaaagagaaaggaaatttatttgtgaaatttGTGGAAAGGGTTTCTTTTCCAAAAATGACATCAAGATACATATGCGAGTTCACACAGGTGAGACTCCATATGCATGTGCGGTCTGTCCCGCAAGGTTCACACAAATAAATGCTCTCCATCGACACCAAGTTCGTCATACAGGGGAGAGGGCATATGCCTGCTCAACATGTCTTAAAAAATTTTGCACCAAAGAGGAATTAAAAAATCACTATGTTGCACACACAAGTGCCAAGAACTATACCTGCCCAACATGCAatactctttttaaatataaaaataacctcaGGAAGCACATTAGAATGCATTCAGAAGTAAACAGGTTCATATGCAATTACTGTGGAAGGAGCTTTGCAATGAAGGGCAATCTAAAGCTACACATCAAGAGACTTCATTCGTCAAAATCAGGATACTGCAATATATGTTTGAAAGATGTGCCAAATATTGAAATGCATACATGGAAACATACAGGGGAACGACCACTCAAATGTGAACTGTGCACAAGTAGCTTTTCTGAGCGTAAGGCTCTGGCCAGACATATAAATTTCAGGCATAAATACATAGACAAATACAAATGTACAATTAACGGGTGCACAGTCAAATTTCCATCACAACAAATGTTGGACTTCCATGTTTTGAAGCTCCATGGCAATATTGTACCTTTTCCTTGTGACAAATGTTCGAGAGGATTCTACAGAAAGAGTGATCTAGCTAGACATAAGATAGGAACCCATAAGGAAAGGCTTACAGATTGA
- the LOC125068884 gene encoding uncharacterized protein LOC125068884: MGESMLKEDPLSRIQREIIEVTEREREFKEGHFRINRLMSESTIDMTSQNGHLNGDADEKPPKTLNRAVSTSHLLGPISPSPPNTPALLNTNGYTRRFTPQTGTKGIMQRFIANKGKLPVTSPTTPTAVIQQPLVFTPITIAPISAPAVISRTPEGKPVRKGYVPVEEKIQKELREMKDREHELKKMRKKQKPFDIELSDNETTSESEDEEIPMPGKLKATKSIGELYEALNEELRSPSPRNSSGNESLGSLKPAKSLAELCDLGPGQEFLAPSSTRLIAQWESIIQQKQEAGAA, encoded by the exons ATGGGTGAA TCTATGCTAAAAGAGGACCCGCTGTCGAGAATTCAAAGGGAGATCATAGAAGTAACAGAGAGGGAACGGGAGTTCAAAGAGGGGCACTTCAGAATTAATAGACTTATGTCTGAATCTACGATTGATATGACCAGTCAGAATGGACATCTTAATGGCGATGCAGACGAAAAGCCGCCTAAGACCCTCAACAGAGCCGTCTCCACGTCTCACCTTTTAGGTCCCATTTCGCCCTCTCCACCCAATACGCCTGCGCTTTTAAACACAAATGGCTACACGCGCCGGTTTACGCCTCAAACTGGAACGAAAGGAATTATGCAAAGGTTTATAGCAAACAAGGGTAAGTTACCGGTAACCTCACCAACGACGCCTACTGCCGTAATTCAGCAGCCGCTTGTCTTCACGCCTATCACAATCGCGCCCATCTCCGCTCCAGCCGTGATCAGCCGTACCCCTGAAGGAAAACCGGTGCGCAAAGGCTACGTGCCGGtagaagaaaaaatacaaaaggaaCTGAGAGAGATGAAGGACAGAGAACATGAACTTAAGAAAATGAGAAAGAAACAAAAACCTTTCGATATTGAGCTAAGCGACAATGAAACAACTTCCGAATCGGAGGATGAAGAAATTCCTATGCCGGGGAAGTTAAAAGCTACGAAATCTATAGGCGAATTATACGAGGCGCTTAACGAAGAACTGAGGTCTCCTTCGCCTAGAAATAGTTCAGGTAACGAGTCATTGGGCAGCTTGAAGCCTGCTAAATCATTGGCAGAATTGTGCGATCTCGGACCTGGTCAAGAATTCTTGGCGCCGAGCTCGACGCGCCTCATAGCTCAGTGGGAATCCATAATACAGCAGAAGCAGGAAGCCGGAGCGGCCTAG
- the LOC125068879 gene encoding protein Smaug isoform X2 → MNGTFYEQLGGVAGLFEQWGTCERTVVACALARRVPWPGLRLVQRAVEAALQSHVEDERLERDANDETLLASLLAARAEDDDEEDGERLRQLVRLVPLLRTDNERAKSVLVGAAPALVQRVLDAPRRHVAPDLCRQLLSYLLVHPALTLHDQRTLTQWLRYLENHISGNRNTESVWQQRIEPCLLPDTNIWANNNSFRRTIGKNVEFRGILDSVDQTSYTDILQESFSKNGRDVDLSLDGEMLNFDAAIAQPKSQRSNSLTPPSTNFMHMSSSAENLSDEPFVQKPRSFSLSSEHSLSQLRPISIMYGTTGSETRLDDLRSNNFTEHPGMSTVAQWLKSLRLHKYVWLFTNITYDQMMAIDEKYLEKLGVTKGARHKILLSIKKLNERGAILEGIQAELASNNGSVLRALERLRGVLLSPMPPGSELPSAVVAALDLARASQSRVYATAARAEPGALDPVSLHCWLIEKALHHEAFSCGELQSALRRLRHRLPPRQFFHLVGDAPHRRLKHRWRTPQCPLRRWAPPPRGKSHSYPPFPPHGLPRPPPPPADDYSGLDALCLQMTEQAIN, encoded by the exons ATGAACGGTACGTTTTACGAGCAGCTAGGGGGTGTGGCTGGATTATTCGAGCAATGGGGCACGTGTGAGCGGACGGTAGTTGCATGTGCGCTGGCTCGAAGGGTCCCTTGGCCTGGCCTAAGACTTGTACAAAGAGCTGTGGAGGCAGCTCTGCAGAGCCATGTCGAAGACGAGCGGCTAGAGAGAGATGCTAATGATGAGACTCTCCTGGCAAGTCTACTCGCCGCTAGGGCggaagatgatgatgaagaag ACGGCGAGCGGCTGCGGCAGCTGGTGCGGCTGGTGCCGCTGCTGCGCACGGACAACGAGCGCGCCAAGAGCGTGCTGGTGGGCGCGGCGCCCGCGCTCGTGCAGCGCGTGCTGGACGCGCCGCGCCGCCACGTGGCGCCCGACCTGTGCCGCCAGCTGCTGTCCTACCTGCTCGTGCACCCCGCGCTCACGCTGCACGACCAGAG aacGTTAACGCAATGGCTTCGCTATTTAGAAAATCATATATCGGGCAACAGAAACACAGAATCGGTGTGGCAGCAGAGGATAGAACCGTGTCTATTACCCGACACGAACATCTGGGCGAACAACAATAGCTTTAGACGGACTATCGGCAAGAACGTCGAGTTCAGAGGAATACTAGACTCAGTAGACCAAACGTCTTATACGGACATTTTACAAGAATCCTTCTCCAAGAACGGGAGAGACGTGGACCTCAGCCTAGACggtgaaatgttaaattttgaCGCGGCGATAGCTCAGCCCAAGTCGCAAAGATCGAACAGTTTAACCCCTCCTTCCACTAATTTCATGCACATGTCGTCATCTGCTGAGAACTTAAGTGATGAACCTTTCGTCCAGAAACCTAGAAGTTTTTCCCTCTCTAGTGAACATAGTTTAAGCCAATTGCGACCTATTAGTATAATGTACGGAACGACGGGGAGCGAAACCAGACTAGACGACCTCAGATCGAATAACTTCACGGAACATCCCGGCATGTCGACCGTAGCGCAGTGGCTGAAGAGTTTAAGGCTACATAAGTACGTGTGGCTCTTCACGAACATCACGTATGACCAAATGATGGCCATTGACGAGAAATATCTTGAAAAATTAG GTGTAACAAAAGGTGCTCGACACAAAATTCTTCTGTCCATTAAGAAATTGAATGAACGGGGAGCAATATTAGAAGGAATCCAAGCTGAGCTGGCTTCAAACAATGGATCGGTATTGAGGGCCCTGGAAAGATTAAGAGGAGTGCTGTTATCACCGATGCCTCCAGGGTCTGAACTTCCATCTGCTGTTGTTGCAGCTCTTGATCTTG CGAGAGCATCGCAGTCACGTGTGTATGCGACAGCCGCGCGAGCCGAGCCCGGCGCGCTCGACCCCGTCTCGCTGCACTGCTGGCTCATCGAAAAG GCGCTGCACCACGAGGCGTTCTCGTGCGGCGAGCTGCAGAGCGCGCTGCGCCGCCTGCGCCACCGCCTGCCGCCGCGACAGTTCTTCCACCTCGTGGGCGACGCGCCGCACCGCCGCCTCAAGCACAG GTGGCGCACGCCGCAGTGCCCGCTGCGCCGCTgggcgccgccgccgcgcggcAAGTCGCACTCGTACCCGCCCTTCCCCCCGCACGGCCTGCCGCGCCccccgccgccgcccgccgacGACTACTCCGGCCTGGACGCGCTGTGCCTGCAGATGACGGAGCAGGCCATCAACTAG